Genomic segment of bacterium:
CTCCTGACCGGTCAGCCGTTCCCCGTCCCCGGTGTCACTGGACTCGTTCGAGCATCCGGACAGGCGCGGGGGTCCTTTCCTGCGCCTTGATCAGGCGTTCCATCAAGCGGATATCCCGCGGGCCGATCCGCATCGCGGTATCCACCCAGATTTCCGAGATCTCCATCATCTGCTCATGATGAACCGGGAAGACGCTGCGCCTGACTCTAAACAGCGATTCGTAAACATTTTTCTTCCGGGATTGCTTCCCGATGAAATCGTAAAGCGCGTTCTCCCCTTTGCCGTCTTCCGCCACGATATCGAGCACGCCGTCCTCGAGAAGTTCCTCGGCGCGGAACGTCTTGCCGCTGAGAATCATCCGTTCCGTCCGCGTCATCCCGATCCGCCGGGACAGGAAACTGTAGGCTCCCATCCCCGGAAACAGGTTGAACAGGATCTCGGGGAAGCCGAACTGCGCGCTCTTCTCGGCGATGATGACGTCCCCCCCCAGCGCGGCTTCGAATCCGCCGCCGAGAGCATCCCCCTGAACGAGGGAGATGGTGGTGACGGGGAGATTGAAATGCATGAAGTAGGAGTGC
This window contains:
- a CDS encoding crotonase/enoyl-CoA hydratase family protein; the protein is MNVMPLFLADQSSTYRHVSTRYDERNGVLWCIMDPKGRPCFSLELLEELRAVEMDLEWYAANSRSADLPLRYFVFASSSPGVFNYGGDLEWFIRCVKARDIVGLRRYARLCIDVLHSYFMHFNLPVTTISLVQGDALGGGFEAALGGDVIIAEKSAQFGFPEILFNLFPGMGAYSFLSRRIGMTRTERMILSGKTFRAEELLEDGVLDIVAEDGKGENALYDFIGKQSRKKNVYESLFRVRRSVFPVHHEQMMEISEIWVDTAMRIGPRDIRLMERLIKAQERTPAPVRMLERVQ